A region of Pan troglodytes isolate AG18354 chromosome 23, NHGRI_mPanTro3-v2.0_pri, whole genome shotgun sequence DNA encodes the following proteins:
- the LOC134809754 gene encoding ankyrin repeat domain-containing protein SOWAHC-like produces MAAGSSGTGMGWRAPLEGLQITDSIVPGLPWPVPGTRSAAFTIPSLKQRSPRCSTGRAELGDGEPRPCTGRPERRGRRKSSPAPPAPTPDAGPGTREGLEPPPHGCQEADTGSSWGATAPRPLRQNLSDLGRGSAPPLKRNLCPRGSSLGSPPPRTPQRRVTLAAQRWLSRPRRRRAAGLDELDQGGRLAAFGLRWGVDSLGGCPRASRPAGHSGLHHSLTCLHRHLALQAGASGHAGQLPQRASAAWEQQGQSYTALHLAAMYLGDGEAASGDIGRQCGHQGLHWEKGLPACESEHHRRD; encoded by the exons atggcggcgggCAGCTCGGGCACCGGCATGGGCTGGCGGGCTCCCCTGGAAGGCCTTCAGATCACTGACAGCATTGTCCCAGGGCTTCCTTGGCCTGTGCCAG GAACGCGGAGCGCAGCATTCACCATCCCCTCCCTGAAACAGCGGTCCCCGAGGTGCTCCACAGGCAGGGCCGAGCTGGGCGACGGGGAGCCCAGACCCTGCACGGGTCGCCCTGAGCGGCGGGGACGCAGGAAGAGCTCGCCGGCTCCACCAGCCCCTACCCCAGATGCGGGACCCGGGACCAGAGAGGGCCTGGAGCCCCCGCCCCATGGCTGCCAGGAGGCGGACACGGGCAGCTCCTGGGGGGCTACCGCCCCGAGGCCGTTACGCCAGAACTTGAGCGATCTGGGAAGGGGCAGCGCCCCGCCCTTGAAGAGGAACCTGTGTCCTAGAGGCAGCAGCCTGGGATCTCCTCCTCCGAGGACACCGCAGAGGCGAGTGACTCTGGCGGCGCAGCGCTGGCTTTCCCGTCCGCGGAGGAGGAGAGCTGCGGGGCTGGATGAGCTGGACCAGGGAGGACGGCTGGCTGCTTTCGGCCTCCGATGGGGAGTGGACAGCTTAGGGGGTTGTCCCCGTGCCAGCCGGCCTGCTGGCCACTCTGGGCTTCATCACAGCCTCACCTGCCTGCACAGGCACCTAGCACTGCAGGCTGGAGCTTCTGGCCATGCTGGTCAACTTCCCCAACGAGCCTCTGCTGCCTGGGAACAGCAAGGCCAGAGCTACACCGCCCTGCACTTGGCAGCCATGTACCTTGGAGATGGTGAAGCTGCTAGTGGGGACATAGGACGCCAATGTGGACATCAGGGACTACATTGGGAAAAGGGCCTCCCAGCATGTGAGTCAGAGCATCACAGAAGAGATTGA